AATAAGTTGGTCAAAAGCATACATTTACACTCAAACTGCCCATCATCCGCAACAGGATGCTGTTTCTTTTCTTAGCTCAACTGTCACAGAATtgaggattgtgggatatcaaaggcagtgaaggatacatctatgctgccttcaaaaatcagaGGAAGGTATCTCAAGAGACAGGAAGtgaaactaacattaactaacattatgaCATTAAGGTTAAAAGACTGTAGTCTGTTAATTGCTTTGAGTTAATGAAGAACTAATAAGGGTCATCATTTACATGATGTCACATCATTTTTGGCTATAATCAGTATATAAGTAAAGTGAAGAAAAAAGGGGTTTAAGAGATGAAGGTAAACTAGTTATAATTGTCATATATTCTCCACTGCCTGTCCTAAAATATTACCATTTGACATAACTGTCAGACTTTCTAATATTAAACCTCAGTTTCACACAAGGGTGTCGGTGGATATATGATATTTGCTGATTCACACAGACAAGACCTCGCTGCAAAAAGAAAAGCAtgtcttgtgaaaaagaaagccTTGGAAAGAATTCAGATCCGGCTGTCAGGTGTGCTGAAGTCTTTAAAAAGCCAGGTGGGAAAACTGGATTGTTGGAGCAATATTAGATCAGCCTCCCAGGCACCAAtaactttggacttgataaaccAGTTTGGCCGCTTCGCTGCTTTAcagtttcaaatatatataaacaaatgccCTCTTGTAGATGAAATCAATTtacaacattttctaaatatattttgaggCCACATTAATTTTATATCCTAAAAGTTATAGAAAGTACAGAAAATGGGACAGatattttgtgaaatttatttatttatgaaaaataagaaattatacaCATGAAAAGTGTCACACTCATTTGCCAGTGTGTCATTATTCCATGAGACGTGTTTTGACATCACATCACACAGacagttaaaaatacaaaaacatcatttaaagcATGTCACATCAAATAACCAgacaaacacaaattaagaaaaaatatttttggtaactTCAGTCATAATTTCATAAGGCCAAAACAGGAAATCCAAACTAGGAAATCAGTGGAATtgatttaaacatggtaaaatatGATCAACTGAACTACATTCTTTTAGTGGCTGACAATATTAACCATattaagtatttaataaataaatgtgcaagtGCCTAAAAATGTGTGATTGACACTTGTTCCACGTCTGCAGGGCACAGATTACATGCAAACATTTTTGTGCATGCAACTTTGTATCAGCAACAGTGACTAAAGAAATGATGGAAGACGGTCCCACCACCACCAGAACAAAGGTCCAATCAACACAGGAGTTTAAAATGGGCTCCATTGACGGCCTACTGATTTGCGATCAAGTGCAGCAATctgtattcaaaataaacatgtatatacCTTCATGTAGAGCAGTCATATTGCATAGGTGATTACAAAAATTCCAGAATATGAAATTCACCatgcagtaataaaaaaaaagacttttaatttGCACTGGGGTAAATAATAACTCCTTAGTCTGATCAGGGACTCCTACAGAATCAAAATTATGATTAGATTCTTATCAACCAGTGATGATGAGGATGTTAATCACAAAGAAGTGTCCGTATGTGATGAGTGATATCATGCAGAACCTTAGTACTGGCGATCACGCAGGAATGCATCCAAATCTTTGCATACAAATCCCATGATGGGGCAGGAATCCAGGTAAATGTGGAAGACTTGAAGGGCTTGAACATGGCTTTGACAACACCTCATTTCATCAGACTTGTTTGTTCCTGAgtggaaaaataaacaagtgttttcaAGCCAATAATCACACAGCAGATCAATAGTTCATCGTGAGTTCATGAGGGCCACTGTGCTCTCCGGTTGCCCTCGGACCAGCTCAGAGAAGAACTCCAGCGCCAGCCGCACGTGAATAGGCACAAACACATAGGAGGTGTAAATGACCATGGCCACCATAGTAAAGAGGAGCGTGTTGAAGATGGACTGTTCCCACGGTTCCAGCACATAGATGCCTGTGATGAGCAGGTACTGATAGTACAGCCAGCCCACATACTCTCTCATGTTCTTCATATCCATGCGGAGGACCGACACAGCCGCGCTACGAGCTGCTGGGGGAAGACAACAGGGTGAGGCGCATCCTTACATACTGACAATGGACACGACCACAACAGATGAAACGATGGTGTGTAATAATGGTGCTTAGGAGTGGTATATGTCTTTAAAGAACCTATCAAACGAAGCCACATGAATTTATGACGTGAATGAGTAACTATTCAAGCGGCTCACAGCTGGATTCAGTAACTGATgtattccattatttatttttagggccATCGTCTGAGACTTCTGATAACAATTGAATCAtgtaaaaccaaacaaacattaaTGATACACACTGACGTTCTAAGAGCATGAAAACATGTCTTGTAATGTGAGAATCAAATCAGACTCTTCCTGAGCATTGtggtaatattaaattattggtCGTTTATTTTTCCCCAGCAGTAATCACACCAGGGACCATCTGACCTTTGTCAGGCAAACTGTGCATGAAGAGAGGGCTGAGATGAAACGAACTGTTTAAATGTGCTAATTATCGATGTGAAGCTCGACACGTGTAGCAGTAAAGCCCTGCAGGAGCCATCTACAGCCAAAACCCCGCAGGAACACGTTTACTCGCTCTCTGTGAACTTATGTCAACAAGGAAAACATTTACACTCTTGCTCATAAAACTCAAACTAATACAACAACTGGGTTGCATATTTGGACTTAAAATGTGATTGTTATGGTAAATTATTAATCCCATAACAAGGCTATATAGTTTAGCTACACTATACTTTCTCACTGCATAAAGTGAACATAGGTAGCttacaaatgattttattttatgtttaaactcATAAATTCAGCcctatttctgattaaataatacTGGTTAAATGAGACATTAACACAAAGAAGCAGATAAATCATTTTACAGGGCTATATTCAGTATCCCTACAGCCATAGATGTAATAAGTTTCATCTGTGGTGTGAAGTCAAGATGACACAAAGTAAGCATAAACAAAACTGATTATAGATAACAATGGACCTGAGGTAACAATGCCAACTGACAAGTCATAATTCCATATCCAGGCAACAGcagaaacattaaacataatttcAGCTGGATCCTTTTGATGCACTGGTAGTTAGTAGGACAAACTGAGTGCAGCTTTTTTGCTCTACTATTTAAAAACATCCTCATATAGAAGATACCAATGTGAATGTGCACACACATGATAacagttcattattattattattcttcataATGTTTCCTTGTCTACTCTGTTATGACTGCACCTGGTCTCTTATAGTAACAGTAATAGTAAGTTGCGTAGTTGTAGTAGTAGCAGTACTGTTGTTATGGCCATTACAGTTATTGTTTATATTCATCTTT
This portion of the Cyprinus carpio isolate SPL01 chromosome A15, ASM1834038v1, whole genome shotgun sequence genome encodes:
- the LOC109057304 gene encoding serine palmitoyltransferase small subunit B, which translates into the protein MDMKNMREYVGWLYYQYLLITGIYVLEPWEQSIFNTLLFTMVAMVIYTSYVFVPIHVRLALEFFSELVRGQPESTVALMNSR